A section of the Bifidobacterium sp. ESL0728 genome encodes:
- the rpsS gene encoding 30S ribosomal protein S19, producing the protein MSRSIKKGPFVDAHLQKKVDEQNEKGTKNVIKTWSRRSMITPDFIGHTFAVHDGRKHVPVFVTEAMVGHKLGEFAPTKTFRGHVHDDKKARR; encoded by the coding sequence ATGTCACGTAGCATCAAGAAGGGCCCCTTCGTCGACGCCCATTTACAGAAGAAAGTCGACGAACAGAACGAGAAGGGCACGAAGAACGTCATCAAGACGTGGTCGCGCCGTTCGATGATCACCCCGGACTTCATCGGTCACACCTTCGCTGTGCATGATGGTCGCAAGCATGTCCCGGTCTTCGTGACCGAAGCCATGGTCGGCCACAAGCTCGGTGAATTCGCACCGACCAAGACCTTCCGTGGTCATGTTCATGACGACAAAAAAGCTCGCCGCTAA
- the rplV gene encoding 50S ribosomal protein L22, with translation MEAKAIARHVRVTPRKARRMVDLIRGKKVSEAVTILKFAPQDASEPVLKVLQSATANARVKADKAGEAFRENDLYVKETYVDEGVTLKRFRARAQGRAGRINKRTSHITVVVASKEGAR, from the coding sequence ATGGAAGCTAAAGCAATCGCACGTCACGTCCGTGTGACGCCGCGCAAGGCTCGCCGCATGGTCGACCTCATCCGAGGCAAAAAAGTGAGCGAAGCCGTCACCATCCTGAAATTCGCCCCGCAGGACGCCTCTGAGCCAGTGCTCAAGGTTCTGCAGAGCGCCACCGCGAACGCACGCGTCAAGGCCGACAAGGCCGGCGAGGCGTTCCGTGAGAACGACCTGTATGTGAAAGAGACCTATGTGGACGAAGGCGTGACGCTCAAGCGTTTCCGTGCTCGTGCACAAGGCCGCGCCGGACGCATCAACAAGCGCACCAGCCACATCACCGTCGTTGTCGCCAGCAAGGAAGGAGCCCGCTAA
- the rpsC gene encoding 30S ribosomal protein S3, whose amino-acid sequence MGQKINPLGYRLGITEDHRSKWFSDSNKPGERYSDFVLEDDKIRKAMNKDLERAGVSRIIIERTRDRVRVDIHTARPGIVIGRRGAEAERVRAKLEKITGKQVQLNIFEVKNAALDAQLVAQSIAEQLTNRVTFRRAMRKAQQDAMRAGAKGIRIKLSGRLGGAEMSRSEFYREGRVPLQTLRALIDYGFFEARTTYGRIGVKVWIYKGDMTERQFDEQQAQQDNNRGRRGDRRPRRGGRPSGARGSKPAEAKAPQAAAAPAAEPAAAAAPAASEAKE is encoded by the coding sequence ATGGGTCAGAAGATCAATCCGTTAGGCTACCGCCTGGGTATCACTGAAGACCACCGTTCGAAGTGGTTCTCCGATTCCAACAAGCCTGGTGAGCGTTACAGCGACTTCGTCCTCGAGGACGACAAGATTCGCAAGGCCATGAACAAGGACCTCGAGCGTGCAGGCGTGTCCCGCATCATCATCGAGCGCACCCGTGACCGCGTGCGTGTGGACATCCACACCGCCCGCCCGGGCATTGTCATCGGCCGTCGTGGAGCAGAGGCCGAACGTGTTCGCGCCAAGCTCGAGAAGATTACGGGCAAGCAGGTTCAGCTCAACATCTTCGAAGTCAAGAACGCCGCTCTGGACGCCCAGCTTGTCGCTCAGTCCATCGCCGAGCAGCTGACCAACCGTGTCACGTTCCGTCGTGCCATGCGCAAGGCTCAGCAGGACGCGATGCGCGCTGGCGCCAAGGGTATCCGCATCAAGCTCTCCGGTCGCCTTGGAGGCGCCGAGATGAGCCGTTCCGAGTTCTATCGTGAGGGTCGCGTTCCGCTGCAGACCCTTCGCGCTCTGATTGATTACGGTTTCTTCGAAGCCCGTACGACCTATGGCCGTATCGGTGTGAAGGTCTGGATCTACAAGGGCGACATGACCGAACGTCAGTTCGATGAGCAGCAGGCCCAGCAGGACAACAACCGTGGCCGTCGTGGCGATCGTCGCCCGCGTCGTGGTGGTCGTCCCTCCGGTGCTCGCGGTTCCAAGCCAGCAGAAGCCAAGGCCCCGCAGGCCGCGGCCGCACCGGCTGCCGAACCCGCAGCAGCCGCAGCACCTGCCGCCTCGGAAGCAAAGGAGTGA
- the rplP gene encoding 50S ribosomal protein L16, producing the protein MLIPKRTKYRKQQRPKRRGMSKGGNEIAFGDYGIQALAPAYISNRQIEAARIAMTRYIKRGGRVWITIFPDRPLTKHALGSRMGSGKGTPESWIANVHPGRVMFEIGGVDEATAKEALRRAIDKLPMKCRIIAREGGDI; encoded by the coding sequence ATGCTTATCCCAAAGAGGACTAAGTACCGTAAACAGCAGCGTCCGAAGCGTCGCGGCATGTCCAAGGGCGGCAACGAGATCGCGTTCGGCGATTATGGCATCCAGGCTCTGGCCCCTGCCTATATCTCCAACCGTCAGATCGAGGCTGCTCGTATCGCCATGACCCGCTACATCAAGCGTGGCGGTCGTGTGTGGATCACGATCTTCCCTGATCGTCCTTTGACCAAGCACGCGCTCGGAAGCCGAATGGGTTCCGGCAAGGGCACCCCGGAGTCTTGGATCGCCAACGTGCATCCCGGACGCGTGATGTTCGAAATCGGCGGCGTCGACGAGGCAACCGCGAAGGAAGCCCTTCGCCGCGCCATCGACAAGCTGCCGATGAAGTGCCGCATTATCGCACGTGAAGGCGGTGACATCTGA
- the rpmC gene encoding 50S ribosomal protein L29 has product MAVGTADYSIKNLNEKTNDEIEGFLKKSKEELFNLRFQNATGQLDNSARLKAVKHDIARMYTVLRERELGISQEPESGDTKTEEK; this is encoded by the coding sequence ATGGCAGTCGGAACAGCAGACTACAGCATCAAGAATCTCAACGAGAAGACCAATGACGAAATCGAGGGCTTCCTCAAGAAGTCCAAGGAAGAGCTCTTCAACCTGCGCTTCCAGAACGCCACCGGTCAGCTTGACAACTCCGCAAGGCTCAAGGCCGTGAAGCACGATATCGCCAGGATGTACACCGTCCTGCGCGAACGTGAACTCGGCATCAGCCAGGAGCCTGAGTCGGGCGACACGAAGACTGAGGAGAAGTAA
- the rpsQ gene encoding 30S ribosomal protein S17 → MAEKQERNFRKTRSGYVVSDAMDKTITVELEQRSTHPLYGKVVRSTRKVKVHDEHNDAHNGDFVRIMETRPLSKTKRWRLDSIVERAK, encoded by the coding sequence ATGGCTGAAAAGCAAGAGCGCAACTTCCGCAAGACTCGTAGCGGTTACGTCGTGTCCGACGCAATGGACAAGACCATCACCGTCGAGCTCGAGCAGCGTTCGACCCACCCCCTGTATGGCAAGGTCGTTCGTTCCACTCGTAAGGTCAAGGTTCATGACGAGCACAACGACGCCCACAACGGCGACTTCGTGCGTATCATGGAAACCCGGCCTTTGAGCAAGACCAAGCGTTGGCGTCTCGACTCCATCGTCGAACGCGCCAAGTAA
- the rplN gene encoding 50S ribosomal protein L14, with protein sequence MIQQETRLHVADNTGAKEILAIRVLGGSKRRYAGIGDVIVASVKDAIPGGSVKKGDVVKAVVVRTVKEHRRKDGSYIKFDENAAVILGSGHEPKGTRIFGPVGRELRDKRFMKIVSLAPEVI encoded by the coding sequence ATGATTCAGCAGGAAACGCGGCTTCATGTCGCCGACAACACGGGTGCCAAGGAGATCTTGGCCATCCGAGTGCTCGGCGGATCGAAGCGACGCTATGCCGGCATCGGCGACGTGATCGTCGCCTCCGTCAAGGACGCGATCCCTGGCGGGTCGGTCAAGAAGGGCGACGTGGTCAAGGCCGTTGTCGTCCGTACGGTAAAAGAGCATCGTCGCAAAGACGGCTCATACATCAAGTTCGACGAGAACGCTGCGGTTATTCTTGGCTCCGGCCATGAGCCCAAGGGCACTCGTATCTTCGGACCGGTCGGACGTGAACTGCGCGACAAGCGCTTCATGAAGATCGTGTCCCTCGCCCCGGAGGTGATCTGA
- the rplX gene encoding 50S ribosomal protein L24, producing the protein MVAKIKTGDQVKVIRGKDRGKEGKVTKVLANDRLIVEGVQIVKKHVRATQQGQQSGIVSVEAPIHRSNVMVIDPETKEPTRVGVKVTTKAQDGKVKTVRTRIAKKSGKELA; encoded by the coding sequence ATGGTAGCCAAGATCAAGACCGGCGACCAGGTCAAGGTCATTCGCGGCAAGGATCGCGGCAAGGAAGGCAAAGTCACCAAGGTGCTTGCCAACGACCGTCTGATCGTTGAGGGCGTGCAGATCGTCAAGAAGCACGTCCGCGCCACCCAGCAGGGCCAGCAGTCCGGCATCGTCTCCGTTGAGGCGCCGATTCATCGCTCCAATGTGATGGTCATCGACCCGGAGACCAAGGAACCGACCCGCGTTGGCGTCAAGGTCACGACCAAAGCCCAGGACGGCAAGGTCAAGACCGTGCGCACCCGCATCGCCAAGAAATCAGGAAAGGAGCTGGCATGA
- the rplE gene encoding 50S ribosomal protein L5, giving the protein MSDTTVEAPATPRLKQQYIDKIVPELEKEFKYSNPMQVAKVKKVVVSMGVGAAARDSKLIEGAVSDLTAITGQKPKITKAKKSVAQFHLREGQAIGAYVTLRGDRMWEFLDRLLVLALPRIRDFRGISDKQFDGQGNYNFGLTEQSMFHEIDPDAIDHQRGMDITVVTSTKDDKEARALLKHLGFPFKEN; this is encoded by the coding sequence ATGAGCGATACAACAGTCGAAGCGCCGGCAACACCGCGCCTGAAGCAGCAGTACATCGACAAGATCGTGCCTGAGCTCGAGAAGGAATTCAAGTATTCCAACCCGATGCAGGTCGCCAAGGTCAAGAAGGTCGTCGTCTCCATGGGCGTCGGCGCCGCGGCCCGCGACTCCAAGCTCATCGAGGGCGCCGTCAGCGACCTCACCGCGATCACTGGCCAGAAGCCGAAGATCACCAAGGCCAAGAAGTCCGTCGCGCAGTTCCATCTGCGTGAAGGCCAGGCCATTGGCGCATACGTGACGCTTCGCGGCGACCGCATGTGGGAGTTCCTCGACAGGCTGCTCGTTCTTGCTCTGCCGCGTATCCGCGATTTCCGCGGCATCAGCGACAAGCAATTCGATGGCCAGGGCAACTACAACTTCGGTCTCACCGAGCAGTCCATGTTCCACGAGATCGATCCTGACGCGATCGATCATCAGCGTGGTATGGATATCACCGTGGTGACCAGCACCAAGGATGACAAGGAAGCTCGGGCACTGCTCAAGCACCTTGGCTTCCCCTTCAAGGAGAACTGA
- a CDS encoding type Z 30S ribosomal protein S14, with protein sequence MAKTALRNKAAAKPKFKVRAYTRCQVCGRPHSVYRKFGLCRICLREKAHRGELPGVTKSSW encoded by the coding sequence ATGGCAAAAACCGCTCTTAGAAACAAGGCTGCTGCCAAACCAAAGTTCAAGGTGCGCGCCTATACGCGCTGCCAGGTTTGCGGCCGTCCCCACTCCGTATATCGCAAGTTCGGCCTGTGCCGCATCTGCCTTCGCGAGAAGGCTCATCGTGGCGAGCTGCCCGGAGTTACGAAGTCCAGTTGGTAA
- the rpsH gene encoding 30S ribosomal protein S8, translated as MTMTDPIADMLTRLRNASAAKHETVSMPYSKFKAAIAEILKREGYIKDFAATDARVGQNLEITLKYGPNGERAIQGIKRISKPGLRRYAKSDALPMPLGGMGVAIISTSAGLLTQKDCLDRGIGGEIVAFVW; from the coding sequence ATGACAATGACAGATCCAATCGCAGACATGCTTACGCGTCTGCGTAATGCGAGTGCGGCGAAGCATGAGACCGTTTCCATGCCGTACTCCAAGTTCAAGGCGGCGATCGCCGAGATCCTCAAGCGCGAAGGCTATATCAAGGACTTTGCAGCTACGGATGCTCGCGTCGGCCAGAACCTTGAGATCACGCTGAAGTACGGTCCCAATGGCGAGCGTGCCATTCAGGGCATCAAGCGCATCTCGAAGCCCGGCCTGCGTCGCTATGCGAAGTCGGACGCACTGCCGATGCCACTCGGTGGCATGGGTGTCGCGATTATTTCGACCAGTGCAGGATTGTTGACCCAGAAAGATTGCCTCGACCGGGGCATCGGCGGCGAGATCGTCGCCTTCGTTTGGTGA
- the rplF gene encoding 50S ribosomal protein L6, with amino-acid sequence MASHIGKLPVTIPAGVEVKIDGQNFSVKGAKGSDSYTIPDGITARVEDNTIYFEPVDDQLQTRADHGLARSIVASMVQGVHDGFSKTLDIVGTGYRAQMKGKGIEFSLGYSHTITVNPPEGITFELPNANQVVVKGTDKQAVGQAAANIRALRKPEPYKGKGIKYSDEHILRKAGKAGK; translated from the coding sequence ATGGCATCACATATTGGTAAGCTCCCCGTCACCATTCCGGCAGGCGTGGAAGTCAAGATCGACGGACAGAACTTCAGCGTCAAAGGCGCCAAGGGTTCTGATTCCTACACTATTCCCGACGGCATCACCGCTCGCGTCGAAGACAACACCATTTACTTCGAACCGGTCGATGATCAGCTGCAGACCCGTGCAGACCACGGTCTGGCCCGTTCCATCGTCGCTTCGATGGTTCAGGGCGTGCACGACGGATTCAGCAAGACGCTGGACATCGTCGGCACCGGTTACCGTGCGCAGATGAAGGGCAAGGGCATTGAGTTCTCGCTCGGCTATTCGCACACCATCACCGTCAACCCGCCCGAAGGCATCACCTTCGAGCTGCCGAACGCCAACCAGGTGGTCGTCAAGGGCACAGACAAGCAGGCGGTCGGTCAGGCCGCGGCCAACATCCGTGCGCTTCGCAAGCCGGAACCCTACAAGGGCAAGGGCATCAAGTACTCCGACGAACACATCCTGCGCAAGGCTGG